In the Hyphomicrobiales bacterium genome, one interval contains:
- a CDS encoding conserved hypothetical protein (Evidence 4 : Unknown function but conserved in other organisms) has translation MLAQSLDTDARDVISQPGTVRLDRPFEGTIKCHRLILEAGAAVSADVQVNLLDMLPGAQLTGPVRAREVRLHRETVLRGEVRSEKITTYGQIIGLCIAGELRGARSATFSGIVVAEFFGSEPGCEIKGGLRAAIGLTAQIERLNRDRENILRSGLLAPADVWATPSDPFVLSDQAAPAVQTAVPPAPLTVVSPQEQPAPVVQSPTVKPSLLDIRRVSLAAVASAAPEQPRPETATVHEFKPRLFP, from the coding sequence ATGCTTGCTCAATCCTTGGATACAGATGCCCGCGACGTCATCAGCCAGCCTGGGACCGTTCGCCTGGATCGCCCCTTCGAAGGAACGATCAAGTGCCATCGCCTCATCCTCGAGGCTGGGGCTGCCGTGTCCGCGGATGTGCAGGTCAATCTCCTCGACATGCTCCCCGGCGCGCAGCTGACCGGTCCGGTTCGGGCTCGTGAGGTGCGCCTTCACCGTGAGACGGTGCTGCGCGGCGAGGTGCGCTCCGAGAAGATCACCACCTATGGCCAGATCATCGGCCTCTGTATCGCCGGCGAACTCCGCGGCGCGCGCTCGGCGACGTTCAGCGGTATCGTTGTCGCCGAATTCTTTGGCAGCGAGCCCGGATGCGAGATCAAGGGCGGCCTCCGCGCCGCGATCGGCCTCACCGCCCAGATCGAACGCCTCAATCGCGATCGCGAGAACATCCTTCGCTCGGGCCTGCTCGCCCCTGCCGATGTCTGGGCGACGCCAAGCGATCCGTTCGTCCTTTCGGATCAGGCGGCGCCGGCCGTTCAAACAGCGGTCCCGCCCGCTCCTCTGACGGTGGTTTCGCCTCAGGAGCAGCCTGCGCCTGTAGTGCAGAGCCCCACCGTGAAGCCATCGCTTCTCGACATTCGGCGCGTCTCGCTTGCGGCTGTCGCTTCCGCGGCGCCAGAGCAGCCCCGGCCCGAAACGGCAACGGTGCACGAGTTCAAGCCCCGCCTTTTCCCCTGA